GGCAAGACTTGGGGTCATCAGAGGTGTCAACATTCGAAGGCGGCATGAACTGCCACATCGGGAATCCAGGGTAGCCAATCACAGGCATCATCAGCTTGTGCCCGGCCGCTGCCGGCCCCTGAGGAGCTGCAAAGGCAGAGGCTGGGATCACCGGGTGGTGTGGTACCAGGCTTGGGCGGGCATTCAGGAACTTGATCTGCTGCTCCAGGCTCTCCTTCTCGGCCTTCAGCCTTTGCTTCTCATCTCGCAGCTCATTCTTCTCAGCCTGCAAAAGCAAAGTACTTCAGGGTGATATTGTTTTTCTGATTAATAACCGGCAAAATCAAATGCCAAAACCTTTTGCAGTAAAAGATATGCTGAATCATAAACCTCTAGATATTTTATGGAACACATATCCAGCAACAAAGTGTATACAGTACAGCAATGAGTTAGCAAATTGACGTGTTGTCCATATTGTATATACAGCTAGCCATTTAAGAAAAATGCATTATGTGGATATAAACTTTCTACTGCAAGCAACCCAAAAGAAGTTAAACCACAAACTGCAGGGAGAATAACAGGTGTACAAATAACTATTCCCTTGTTACTTGACTGGATGAATTAAATGTAGATAAGAAAAAAATGACCAAATGGGAAAAGGGGATCATAAATCAAGAAAATGAAACAGTATGAAGTGCCTAAACAACAAATCGTGTGCCATCTCCCATCTGAACAGCACCATTAATAGCTTGGCCATATGAAATAGTATAGACCTTCAGCTCTTTAATCTTCTCTTGGAGACTCTCATTTGAATCCTTGAGCTTTTTTGCTTCGCTACGCAATTCACCTACTACACGAATAGCATCATTTAATATAGCTGATTTGTCCATTTTGGGAGTTTTCCCTGGCTCCAAAATGGCACCCAATTCCAGGAATCTAACAAAAAGAATATCATAAGTAAAGTTATAGTTAAAGAATATAATGTCATGAGAAAGGAAGATTAAACTATGAACTGAAATGCAATCATTGTCTCGCCAGGGAACATGCCTCTTGTTCAGCTTGTCCCTTCTAATCTTCTCCCTGGATGCTTTTGTGCTTGGTTCTGCAGTACTTTCTGACCTAGGACTGGAATATTGAACATTCAATGATAATAGGAACACAAACTTTAAAATGTATGGCTGCAATACGCGATACAGACTACAGAGAATAAAGATACAAACCGTTTATTTGTTGGCTGTTCTTTTCCCTGACCACAGTCCACAGAGCTACTGATTTCCACACTGCTAAAATAAAAACCAATTTTAGGATGCCAAATATCAAGATAATGCACCATAATAAGCAGCAAAAAAAACAAATAACATAACATGTAAACAAAATATTTATGCAAGCAAATCTAAGATAATAATTAGTAAATACAAATTCACTACTTGGCGCATTTCAACTTAGCAAATAGCAAGTCATAACCCCACAAACTACACCTAACGAAATATCCGCAGGAAAAAAAAATAGAAGAAGAATTTACCATAGACAGCACACAATACTAAAGAGCAAGCTCAACCAGACAGGACGTCAGTTCACAAAAGAACCGAAGCTGTCAAAACTCCAGCACAATATGGCAATCCTCTATTCCTCTTCACACCAATCATGAAGGATTCAATTACAACAACTTGAGTGCAGATTCCATGTCTGCAATCCTTTTCTGCTGCAGACTGACAGATGAACCAAGAGAGCATCGTACATTTTCAATCCAGAATATATTGACCAAAGAGAAAAATTATCTATTCTTCCCTGTGAACAAGGGTAGTAACTAGCCATATAAAGGTCCAACAATAGAGCAGCCA
Above is a genomic segment from Miscanthus floridulus cultivar M001 chromosome 3, ASM1932011v1, whole genome shotgun sequence containing:
- the LOC136546902 gene encoding transcription factor ILR3-like isoform X1 encodes the protein MASPEGTTWVFDCPLMDDLAVAADFAAAPAGGFFWAAPPSLKPQVVQAPVQSVVAASAPNPCSVEISSSVDCGQGKEQPTNKRPRSESTAEPSTKASREKIRRDKLNKRHVPWRDNDCISVHSLIFLSHDIIFFNYNFTYDILFVRFLELGAILEPGKTPKMDKSAILNDAIRVVGELRSEAKKLKDSNESLQEKIKELKAEKNELRDEKQRLKAEKESLEQQIKFLNARPSLVPHHPVIPASAFAAPQGPAAAGHKLMMPVIGYPGFPMWQFMPPSNVDTSDDPKSCPPVA
- the LOC136546902 gene encoding transcription factor ILR3-like isoform X3, producing the protein MASPEGTTWVFDCPLMDDLAVAADFAAAPAGGFFWAAPPSLKPQVVQAPVQSVVAASAPNPCSVEISSSVDCGQGKEQPTNKRPRSESTAEPSTKASREKIRRDKLNKRFLELGAILEPGKTPKMDKSAILNDAIRVVGELRSEAKKLKDSNESLQEKIKELKAEKNELRDEKQRLKAEKESLEQQIKFLNARPSLVPHHPVIPASAFAAPQGPAAAGHKLMMPVIGYPGFPMWQFMPPSNVDTSDDPKSCPPVA
- the LOC136546902 gene encoding transcription factor ILR3-like isoform X4, translated to MASPEGTTWVFDCPLMDDLAVAADFAAAPAGGFFWAAPPSLKPQVVQAPVQSVVAASAPNPCVEISSSVDCGQGKEQPTNKRPRSESTAEPSTKASREKIRRDKLNKRFLELGAILEPGKTPKMDKSAILNDAIRVVGELRSEAKKLKDSNESLQEKIKELKAEKNELRDEKQRLKAEKESLEQQIKFLNARPSLVPHHPVIPASAFAAPQGPAAAGHKLMMPVIGYPGFPMWQFMPPSNVDTSDDPKSCPPVA
- the LOC136546902 gene encoding transcription factor ILR3-like isoform X2, yielding MASPEGTTWVFDCPLMDDLAVAADFAAAPAGGFFWAAPPSLKPQVVQAPVQSVVAASAPNPCVEISSSVDCGQGKEQPTNKRPRSESTAEPSTKASREKIRRDKLNKRHVPWRDNDCISVHSLIFLSHDIIFFNYNFTYDILFVRFLELGAILEPGKTPKMDKSAILNDAIRVVGELRSEAKKLKDSNESLQEKIKELKAEKNELRDEKQRLKAEKESLEQQIKFLNARPSLVPHHPVIPASAFAAPQGPAAAGHKLMMPVIGYPGFPMWQFMPPSNVDTSDDPKSCPPVA